In Aquiflexum balticum DSM 16537, a single genomic region encodes these proteins:
- a CDS encoding IS110 family RNA-guided transposase: MKKIHQNTAGIDIGSRSIYVDIEGKEVASFETFTSDFRKAAVYLIEAGVTSVAMEATGSYWVILYDILTEAGLDVWLVDGRQTKQVPGRKTDVKDCQWINQLHAHGLLNRCFVAEGLMKELRSYQRLREDHIRSMSMHINHMQKALIEMNIRLPEVLSQVHGASGTVMIEAILQGERDPQKLLSLCHHSLIKKKGEKIVKALEGFYTEAGLFALKQAYEAYRFYKAQISDCDKKIQDTFNKQNMDLYEFPKGMKRKQIRHNKPDVSDLGKYLLKIFGGKDATKLSGFTDYTWFQVLTETGPDLSRWKTEKHFTSWLGLSPGQHQSGRKKKNKSKGRPKAGQIFRVIAQGLLNSKKIALGAFGRRLCGRKGPRVAIKAMARKLAEQYWRLMVKGSDFVEFGIKYYEEIMQKQKMKLIQRLAVELNMDIVPQEIEEKILNLHEE, translated from the coding sequence ATGAAAAAGATCCATCAAAACACAGCTGGTATCGATATAGGCTCCAGGAGCATCTATGTCGACATCGAAGGAAAAGAAGTCGCGAGTTTTGAAACCTTTACTTCAGACTTCAGGAAAGCCGCAGTTTATCTAATAGAAGCAGGTGTCACTTCTGTTGCCATGGAAGCGACCGGCAGCTATTGGGTTATTCTCTATGATATCCTTACAGAGGCAGGACTTGATGTCTGGCTTGTTGACGGACGCCAGACCAAACAGGTCCCAGGCAGGAAAACCGATGTGAAAGACTGTCAGTGGATCAACCAACTCCACGCCCATGGACTGTTGAACAGGTGCTTTGTAGCTGAAGGTCTGATGAAAGAGCTCCGCTCTTACCAAAGGCTCAGAGAGGACCATATCCGGAGTATGTCCATGCATATAAACCATATGCAGAAAGCACTTATTGAAATGAATATCAGGCTTCCCGAGGTTCTCAGCCAGGTGCACGGTGCCAGCGGAACGGTGATGATAGAAGCCATCCTCCAAGGAGAAAGGGACCCCCAGAAACTACTTTCCCTGTGCCATCACAGTCTGATAAAGAAAAAGGGTGAGAAAATAGTAAAAGCTCTTGAAGGGTTTTATACCGAAGCAGGACTGTTTGCACTTAAACAGGCCTATGAGGCATACAGGTTTTACAAAGCCCAGATATCAGACTGTGATAAGAAGATCCAGGATACATTCAATAAGCAAAACATGGACCTGTACGAGTTCCCAAAAGGTATGAAGCGAAAACAGATCAGGCATAATAAACCCGATGTTTCGGATTTGGGAAAATACCTTCTGAAAATATTCGGTGGCAAGGATGCCACCAAGCTGTCCGGGTTCACCGATTATACATGGTTTCAAGTGTTGACCGAAACGGGTCCGGATCTTTCCAGATGGAAGACCGAAAAACACTTTACCAGCTGGTTGGGGCTATCCCCTGGCCAGCACCAATCGGGTAGAAAGAAAAAGAACAAGTCCAAAGGCAGACCGAAAGCCGGCCAGATATTCAGGGTAATTGCCCAAGGGCTATTGAACAGCAAGAAAATTGCACTCGGGGCATTCGGCAGAAGACTATGTGGAAGAAAAGGTCCGAGGGTAGCCATCAAGGCCATGGCAAGAAAACTTGCAGAGCAATATTGGAGGTTAATGGTAAAAGGATCTGATTTTGTAGAGTTCGGTATAAAATATTACGAGGAAATCATGCAAAAACAGAAAATGAAATTGATACAAAGGCTAGCAGTGGAACTGAACATGGATATTGTCCCACAAGAAATTGAAGAGAAAATCCTTAATTTACATGAAGAATGA
- a CDS encoding SMP-30/gluconolactonase/LRE family protein produces MNRLLLCFIPILILSCTKTQTDMNYKQDAFIEIFDNKILEILDPEAKLEILSTGHAWTEGPLWLEETQTLVFTDIPNNAIYQVKDRESSIYIKPSGYTGETQRGGEVGANGLTLDPQGRLVMCQHGDRRMARMDSPLDQPQSKFITLVDNFQGKRLNSPNDVVFDKAGNMYFTDPPYGLEFNMDDPAKELDFQGIYCLKTDGELLLLDSISRPNGLAFSPDEKYFYLANSDPDQAVWFKYEVGENGLIHNRSLFFDATSYVGKEGYKGLPDGMKVHSSGTIFATGPGGVWIFDAAGKPLARIATGEATSNCAFSTDEKTFFMTADSYVLKLRLKK; encoded by the coding sequence ATGAACCGATTACTGCTTTGTTTTATACCCATCCTGATTCTCTCCTGCACCAAAACCCAAACCGATATGAATTACAAACAAGATGCCTTTATAGAAATCTTTGATAACAAGATATTGGAAATCCTGGACCCGGAAGCCAAACTGGAAATCTTATCCACAGGCCATGCCTGGACCGAGGGGCCGCTTTGGTTGGAGGAGACCCAAACTTTGGTCTTTACCGATATCCCCAATAATGCCATCTATCAGGTAAAGGATCGGGAAAGCAGTATTTATATCAAACCTTCAGGCTATACCGGAGAAACCCAAAGAGGCGGTGAAGTCGGTGCCAATGGGTTGACTTTGGATCCTCAGGGCAGATTGGTCATGTGTCAGCATGGTGACCGCAGGATGGCCAGGATGGACAGTCCCTTGGACCAACCTCAATCAAAATTTATCACCCTTGTGGATAACTTTCAGGGCAAAAGGCTTAACAGTCCAAACGATGTGGTTTTTGATAAGGCCGGAAATATGTATTTCACCGACCCACCTTATGGCTTGGAATTCAATATGGATGACCCGGCTAAGGAGTTGGATTTCCAGGGAATCTATTGTCTGAAAACGGATGGGGAATTACTGCTTTTGGACAGCATTTCCCGGCCAAACGGCCTGGCATTTAGTCCGGATGAAAAATACTTTTATCTGGCCAATTCCGACCCTGACCAAGCTGTTTGGTTCAAATATGAAGTTGGAGAGAACGGACTTATCCACAACCGTAGCCTTTTCTTCGACGCCACTTCCTATGTAGGCAAAGAAGGTTACAAGGGATTGCCCGATGGGATGAAGGTCCACAGTTCGGGGACTATCTTCGCCACCGGTCCGGGAGGCGTGTGGATATTTGATGCAGCAGGAAAACCCCTTGCAAGAATTGCCACCGGAGAGGCTACTTCAAACTGTGCGTTTTCCACAGACGAAAAAACCTTTTTTATGACGGCCGATAGTTATGTGTTGAAATTGAGATTGAAAAAGTGA
- a CDS encoding TolB family protein, with translation MKYLITLFGLFLMQMAIAQEEKIGIFSHSKDIGNPKLKGKTVYDQETQTYHLQGAGYNIWFERDEFHYAFDKIEGDFILTANFEFVGEGVDLHRKVGLMVRESEDENAAHITATLHGDGLTVLQWRELKGAFMRDPEDEIFAPKSHYSILQLERVGDEFIMRAALPNEPLQVIGSHKMSVMKNAVLVGIFIGSHNEDVLEEAKAWNVRLDKPVADSYNPGRDGYLGCRLETMNVFTGVRKVIFEKDGRFEAPNWMPDGQKLLINMDGSLYKIPVEGGSLEKLNTGFADRNNNDHGISFDGKMLAISHQREGYPGWGSTVYVLPLEGGEPTLVTEETPSYWHGWSPNGKEVLYVASRGERKTYDIYKKNIKGGDEVALTNTKPGEHVDGCEYSPDGKYIYYNGSKSGTMQIWRMKPDGSEPEQLTFDETNDWFPHISPDGKWLVYISFPEDIPVNDHPSYKRVALKMMPTSGGAPRVIAYLYGGQGTINVPSWSPDSQSIAFVSNFGK, from the coding sequence ATGAAATACTTGATCACATTATTTGGTTTATTCCTGATGCAGATGGCTATCGCCCAAGAGGAAAAAATCGGCATATTCAGTCACAGCAAAGACATTGGAAATCCAAAACTGAAAGGGAAAACTGTCTATGACCAAGAAACCCAAACTTACCATCTTCAAGGAGCCGGATATAATATTTGGTTTGAAAGGGATGAGTTTCATTATGCCTTTGATAAAATAGAGGGGGATTTTATTCTGACTGCCAATTTTGAGTTTGTAGGTGAAGGTGTAGATCTCCACCGAAAAGTCGGATTGATGGTCAGGGAATCGGAGGATGAAAATGCGGCACATATTACTGCTACACTTCACGGTGACGGACTTACTGTCTTACAGTGGCGGGAGCTGAAAGGTGCCTTTATGCGGGATCCGGAGGATGAGATTTTTGCTCCGAAGAGCCATTATTCCATCCTTCAATTGGAGCGGGTCGGGGATGAATTTATCATGCGCGCTGCCCTCCCGAATGAACCACTTCAGGTAATCGGTTCCCACAAAATGTCTGTCATGAAAAACGCTGTTTTGGTGGGCATTTTTATCGGTTCGCACAATGAAGACGTTTTGGAAGAAGCCAAAGCTTGGAATGTAAGATTGGACAAGCCTGTTGCTGACAGTTACAATCCGGGAAGGGATGGATATTTGGGCTGCCGTTTGGAAACCATGAATGTTTTTACAGGAGTAAGAAAAGTGATCTTTGAAAAAGATGGCCGCTTTGAAGCGCCTAATTGGATGCCCGATGGCCAAAAGTTATTGATCAATATGGATGGTTCACTTTACAAAATCCCTGTAGAAGGCGGGAGTTTGGAAAAACTCAATACCGGATTCGCTGACCGGAACAACAATGACCATGGGATATCATTTGACGGAAAAATGCTGGCCATCAGCCATCAAAGAGAAGGTTATCCCGGTTGGGGATCGACAGTGTACGTACTTCCCTTGGAGGGCGGTGAACCGACCTTGGTAACCGAAGAGACCCCTTCCTATTGGCATGGATGGTCGCCCAATGGCAAAGAAGTCCTATATGTGGCTTCCCGGGGAGAAAGAAAAACCTATGACATTTACAAAAAAAATATCAAAGGCGGAGATGAAGTAGCCTTGACCAATACCAAGCCCGGAGAGCATGTGGATGGATGTGAATATTCCCCTGATGGGAAATACATTTATTACAATGGCAGTAAATCCGGAACCATGCAGATTTGGAGAATGAAACCGGACGGATCTGAACCCGAACAACTGACTTTTGACGAAACCAATGATTGGTTTCCCCATATTTCGCCCGATGGCAAATGGCTGGTGTATATTTCCTTTCCTGAAGACATTCCTGTAAATGACCATCCTTCCTACAAAAGAGTCGCCCTTAAAATGATGCCCACTTCAGGAGGCGCCCCAAGGGTAATTGCATATTTGTATGGTGGACAGGGTACCATCAATGTGCCATCCTGGTCACCGGACAGTCAGTCGATTGCCTTTGTCAGTAACTTCGGGAAATAA
- a CDS encoding type II toxin-antitoxin system TacA family antitoxin, with protein sequence MATQVNDRIDVRISTEQKELFKRASVISGFKNLTEFVVHCVYKESKSLLIEESQILKSEEDKRIFFNALLNPPSPNAHLKKARLNYLKFKSEQFDENLQTGEIPQKE encoded by the coding sequence ATGGCAACTCAAGTTAATGACAGAATTGATGTTCGTATTAGCACAGAACAGAAAGAGCTTTTTAAAAGAGCTTCGGTGATTAGCGGGTTTAAGAATCTGACTGAATTCGTTGTGCATTGTGTGTACAAGGAATCCAAAAGTTTATTGATTGAAGAAAGTCAAATTTTGAAGAGTGAAGAGGATAAACGTATTTTCTTTAATGCATTGCTGAATCCCCCAAGTCCCAATGCCCATTTGAAAAAAGCTCGCTTAAATTATTTGAAATTCAAAAGCGAACAATTCGATGAAAATTTGCAAACTGGGGAAATCCCACAAAAAGAATGA
- a CDS encoding GNAT family N-acetyltransferase, with amino-acid sequence MKICKLGKSHKKNEFDCGKRSLNDYLAKIAKQDVEKNVAVCYILEGEENKVIGYYTLSSGSIPKEEIPDNVSKKLPRYSDIPFAAIGRLAIDKNYQGKGLGGYLLVEAFTEILKVSEVLGIAGVFVDPIDNAAIKFYELYGFIKLNTSDRMFLPMATIRELLKD; translated from the coding sequence ATGAAAATTTGCAAACTGGGGAAATCCCACAAAAAGAATGAGTTTGATTGTGGCAAAAGGTCACTTAATGATTATTTGGCAAAAATTGCCAAACAGGATGTTGAAAAAAATGTGGCGGTTTGCTACATACTGGAAGGGGAAGAAAATAAGGTAATAGGTTACTATACACTATCTTCAGGTTCTATTCCCAAAGAGGAAATCCCTGATAACGTGTCCAAAAAATTGCCCCGATATTCAGATATTCCTTTTGCTGCAATCGGAAGATTAGCCATAGATAAAAATTACCAAGGTAAGGGTCTTGGAGGTTATTTGTTGGTTGAAGCATTTACTGAAATTTTAAAAGTATCAGAAGTCTTGGGAATTGCCGGAGTTTTTGTTGATCCAATAGATAATGCTGCAATAAAATTTTATGAGCTTTATGGTTTTATAAAACTAAACACCTCAGACAGGATGTTTCTTCCAATGGCTACTATTAGGGAGCTTTTGAAGGATTAA